The following DNA comes from Curtobacterium sp. 9128.
GGCCGACACCGACGAGAGCACCACGGAGCCCGAGACGCCGTGACCACAGACGACCCCGACCTCACCGCCCACCGCACACGGTCGAACGTCCATCGTCCCACCCCACACCCGGACACCGTCGCCGAGATCGAACAGGTCATGGACGACGTCAAGCAGGACCGAGGGGAAGCATGAGCGCGTTCAGCCCGCGGCAGATGTTCCTCCTCGACGAGGCGTGCAAGCCGATCGCCGACGCGTTCGACGCCACGCCCTACCTCGTCGGCACCGCCCTCGTCCCGTCCGCAGGAGGCCGCGGCGACTACCGAGACGTCGACGTCCGCCTCATGCTCACCCCCGAGCGGTACGACGCCCTCCACGCCGTCACAGCTGACCTCATCCCGTTCCTCGGCATCGCGATCGGTCAGCACCTCGCCTCCATCACGGGACTCCCCATCGACTTCCAGATCCAGCACGCCGACGTCGCCAACACCCGACACCACGGCAACCGCAACCCCCTGGGCCTCCGCACCCTCGCGAACTACCGAGGAGACGCACACCCCGAGGCCTGACCCACCTTCGATGAGCGCCCAGGCGGCGCACGGAGACGAGAACCATGACCGACGAGGCCCAGGCCCCTGGCCCAGTCCAGGACCCCGCTGTACGCGCGCGAGTCGCCGAGCTGCACGCTCAGGGGATGGGGCGCAACGCGATCGCGTCGGAGCTCGGTCTCGGCACGTCGACGATCACCCGGATAGCGAAGGCACTGGGCCTCGACTTCTCTCGTGCGCAGACGGCCGTCGCGGTGCAGGCACGCGCGATCGATCTCGCGGCTGGTCGTCAGCGTCTCGCGGAGAAGATGCTCGGTCGGGCGGAGAAAATGCTCGACGACCTCGACGGCCCGTACCTGGTGTACGCGTTCGGCGGGAAGGAGAATATCTACTCGGAGCACGAGCTCGAGCGCCCGCCGGTCGAGGTGCAGCGAACCGCGGTCACGACGGCCGGCGTCGCGTTCGACAAGCTGACGAAGTACCTCGAGAAGGACACGTCCGGTGTCGAGACGGCTCACTCGCTGCTCGACACGCTCGCGGCCGGGTTCGCTGCTGCCGCGGCGACGTACGAGACACCGACCGAAACGGCTGAGTAGACGCCCCGGTCCGGGTGTGTTCGGGTCATGCCCGGACCGGGTGCAGGCTCAGCGCTTGTGTGCGGCCTTCGAGATGCTGTCGAGGGCCGAGGCGATGGCTCTGACGCGCCCGATCATCGAGTTCGATGATTCCGACCAGGTGGTCAGGGTTACGACCTTGATGTCGAGGACGAACGAATCTCGCAGCCGCCGCCAACCAAGACCGCTGTACTCCACCGTCACCGTGACCCGGTCGGGGGTGGGCTCACGGTTCTCAAGGCCGCTGCCGCTGCCGTGTTCTCCGGCCCAGTAGATGTTGGACAGCTCCTGGGCAGGCGCCAGGGTGGGGATCTCCGCGGCGTACCGCTGGACCAGGGAGGGTGTGACAAGCGGCTCATGCGCACGTTCCGGGGGCACCTCGATCACTGGGTCGAACGTCACCTTCACGTTGCGCGCGACCGTCGCCCCGGCGTTCCGAACGACGAGATCGATGACGCTGTCTGAGTCTTTCGCGGGCCTCAGCTCGGCGAGGACCATCGGCTGAGATCGCATCCGACTATCGGACCCCGCCCGGATCAACGTGACGATGGCGATCACGCCCGTCACGACGGCTGCAATCGCACTGACGCCACCACCGTGGTCGTCGAACCATCCCAAAACGTCCTGCCACATCGCTGTCCCCTCTCGGCGAGCCTGAGCCGATCGTAGAGGAGGCCCTGTGTCCGCTCCGGCGCTGTCCCCGAAGCAGGTCTGGTCGATCACCGCCTCCACCACGCGCAAGCTGGCCCTCTGGGTCGGCGCCGTGTCCGGCGGGAAGACCATCGCATCCCTGTTCGCGTTCCTGTTCGCGATCCGCGCCGCCCGCGGCGTCGGTCTCATCGTCATCATCGGCAAAACGCTGCAGACGATCGAGCGCAACATCATCGAGCCGCTGCAGGACCCGAACCTGTTCGGTGCCCTCGCCGCGCAGACCGTGCACACCCGGGGCTCGTCGACGGCGACGATCCTCGGCCGGGAAGTGCACCTCGTCGGCGCGAACGACGTCCGCGCTGAGGAGAAGATCCGCGGCGGCACGATCGAGATCGCGTACGTCGACGAGGCGACGCTGCTGCCGGTCGGATTCTGGGAGATGCTCCTCACACGCCTCCGCACCCCGTTCTCCCGACTCCTCGCAACGACGAACCCGGGCTCGTTCAACCACTGGCTCCGGCAGCAGTACATCCTCATGGCCGAGGCGAAGAACCTGATCGTCTTCCACTTCACGATGGACGACAACCCGTCACTCACCGACGAGTACGTCCGCGACATGAAGGCGTCGTTCACCGGCATCTTCTACGACCGGTTCATCCGCGGCCTCTGGACCAACGCCGAGGGCGCGATCTTCGACATGTGGGACCCGAAGAAGCACCTCGTCGCCTGGGACCAGCTCCCCACGATGTGGAAGACCC
Coding sequences within:
- a CDS encoding PBSX family phage terminase large subunit encodes the protein MSAPALSPKQVWSITASTTRKLALWVGAVSGGKTIASLFAFLFAIRAARGVGLIVIIGKTLQTIERNIIEPLQDPNLFGALAAQTVHTRGSSTATILGREVHLVGANDVRAEEKIRGGTIEIAYVDEATLLPVGFWEMLLTRLRTPFSRLLATTNPGSFNHWLRQQYILMAEAKNLIVFHFTMDDNPSLTDEYVRDMKASFTGIFYDRFIRGLWTNAEGAIFDMWDPKKHLVAWDQLPTMWKTLAVGIDYGTTNPTSAILLGIALHTDAYGRHHPKLYAIDEWRYESKTEHQKLTDAQLSQEIRAWLGQPHLPPDQPRLSPDWVILDPSAASFRVQLQQDGLISTQADNDVLDGIRTVASLLSSGNLLISDRCTGWVKEVTEYVWDAKAAEKGEDKPVKANDHSQDALRYAIKTTENIWRSHVKLAA